In one Spirosoma rigui genomic region, the following are encoded:
- the gldG gene encoding gliding motility-associated ABC transporter substrate-binding protein GldG produces the protein MKAASLRTLFIILALIAVNLLSAFVFFRLDLTEEKRYTLSPATQSLLAGLPDDIHVDVYLTGDLPPGFKRLENAVRETLDEFQATAGKPVTFRFIDPDAITDADAKSKLIDRLQQRGLLPTNLFAKEGGKRTEKLVFPGAIVSYKGKEAAALLLKGNKTASPEEQLNQSYEGVEFQLASVIRKLTQQEGNRRRVGLLYGHTQVPPSRFADLLASVQENYDLFFIDMSKPGPIAGLDAILVPKPDRPFSDDEVFKLDQFVVNGGRALFFVDGQRVDSVNNEGTYAQPLALNLDDLFFRWGVRVNRNVVKDLYCAPIPLNVGNIGDKPNIQLVPWRFYPLLNNFGNSGNPIVRNLDALLSRFVSTLDTVRATGGDGQPIRKTPLLLTSPYTQMLKAPALISYNEARQQPDPKTYTGGPQLVGCLLEGRFQSLFANRILPGDPRANGFRAVGEPSRVLVCSDGDLIINDVDYKRNAPYPLGFDRYTRTTFANKDFALNAIDYLVDPDGVIAARTRTVTLRPLDKIRVDAGRTGWQLLNVLGPLALIGLVGMVWQFARRKRYGA, from the coding sequence ATGAAAGCTGCTTCCCTACGTACCCTTTTTATCATCCTTGCCTTAATCGCCGTCAACCTACTGTCGGCGTTCGTGTTCTTCCGGCTTGACCTGACCGAAGAAAAAAGATATACCCTATCACCCGCCACACAGTCGCTGCTGGCTGGTCTGCCCGACGATATTCACGTTGACGTGTACCTGACGGGCGACCTCCCCCCCGGCTTCAAACGACTCGAAAACGCCGTTCGTGAAACGCTGGATGAGTTTCAGGCTACGGCTGGCAAGCCCGTTACCTTCCGCTTTATTGATCCGGATGCCATCACCGATGCCGATGCCAAGTCTAAGCTCATCGATCGGTTACAGCAGCGCGGATTGTTACCTACCAACCTGTTTGCCAAAGAAGGGGGCAAACGGACCGAGAAACTGGTTTTTCCCGGTGCTATCGTCTCGTATAAGGGTAAGGAGGCTGCGGCCCTGCTGCTGAAGGGTAACAAGACGGCGTCGCCCGAAGAACAGCTGAATCAATCATACGAAGGGGTGGAGTTTCAGCTTGCCTCGGTTATTCGTAAGCTGACCCAGCAGGAAGGAAATCGTCGGCGGGTGGGTCTGCTCTATGGTCATACGCAGGTACCGCCTTCGCGTTTTGCTGACTTGCTGGCGTCCGTACAGGAAAACTATGATCTGTTCTTCATCGATATGTCCAAGCCCGGCCCCATTGCCGGTCTCGATGCTATACTAGTACCCAAGCCCGACCGGCCTTTCTCCGACGACGAGGTTTTTAAACTCGATCAGTTTGTTGTGAACGGCGGGCGAGCCTTGTTTTTCGTGGATGGCCAGCGCGTCGACAGCGTCAACAACGAAGGCACCTATGCCCAACCGCTGGCTCTCAATCTCGATGATCTGTTTTTTCGCTGGGGCGTTCGCGTCAACCGCAACGTTGTCAAAGACCTGTACTGCGCGCCCATTCCGCTCAACGTCGGGAACATCGGCGACAAGCCTAATATACAACTGGTACCGTGGCGGTTTTACCCGCTGCTGAACAATTTTGGCAACAGTGGCAACCCCATTGTGCGGAATCTGGATGCGTTGCTGAGCCGCTTCGTCAGTACACTCGATACCGTACGGGCCACCGGTGGCGACGGGCAGCCCATTCGTAAAACACCATTGTTACTCACCTCGCCATACACCCAGATGCTGAAGGCCCCGGCGCTGATTTCGTACAATGAAGCCCGGCAGCAACCTGATCCGAAAACCTATACGGGCGGTCCTCAGCTGGTAGGATGTTTGCTCGAAGGTCGGTTTCAGTCGCTTTTTGCCAATCGAATTCTGCCCGGCGATCCCCGCGCCAATGGCTTTAGGGCGGTGGGTGAACCGTCGCGGGTGCTGGTCTGCTCGGATGGCGACCTGATCATCAACGACGTCGACTATAAACGTAATGCGCCTTATCCGCTGGGTTTCGACCGTTACACCCGCACGACATTTGCCAACAAAGATTTTGCCCTTAATGCTATCGATTACCTGGTCGACCCGGACGGCGTCATTGCGGCCCGAACGCGTACCGTAACGCTCAGACCTCTGGACAAGATTCGGGTCGATGCTGGACGTACCGGTTGGCAACTCCTGAACGTACTGGGACCGCTGGCCCTGATCGGGCTGGTAGGGATGGTGTGGCAGTTTGCCCGCCGGAAACGCTACGGCGCGTGA
- a CDS encoding complex I subunit 4 family protein, with translation MILSLLIFLPLLGALLVALLPESQTTWFRRIALVITAAEVGLAGMAYAAFDTSASGYQLLQQANWITLPLGRLGIASIDYLVGVDGMSLPLVVLSAVVMLVGVVSSWTMTHRTKAYYSLYLLLTGTVMGCFVALDFFLFFLFFEFMLLPMYFLIGLWGGPRREYASIKFFLYTLLGSLLILLVMIGLYLSVMDPISTALAAGFITDPANATDDVIRMIQSHLQSGQINPALVVHTFDMRYLADGGNYLPDAFLNPAAEPVILGLPARMLAFWAVFIGFAIKLPIVPVHTWLPDAHVEAPTPVSVVLAGVLLKIGGYGFLRIVWNFFPDGAAEYAHTLAVLGTVSIVYGGLVALAQNDLKKMIAYSSVSHMGFVLLGIASLTAEGVNGAVYQMVSHGVLSAMLFLLTGVLYDRTHDRRIDSYRGLMKPMPQYATLTAVAFFGSLGLPGFSGFVGELFTLMGSFQSEWLPGWLTAVAATGILLAAAYFLWTLQRMFFGPFWFRHDPTTLIGTSDLTDLTAREKLMLIPLGALALVLGLFPNLIFNLTGTTVGQWVVKFAVE, from the coding sequence ATGATCCTTTCGTTACTGATTTTTCTTCCGTTACTTGGTGCGCTATTGGTGGCGCTGCTGCCTGAGAGCCAGACGACGTGGTTTCGCCGGATTGCTCTGGTTATTACAGCGGCAGAGGTTGGACTGGCAGGTATGGCCTATGCTGCCTTCGATACGTCGGCCAGTGGGTACCAGCTGCTTCAACAGGCCAACTGGATCACACTACCGCTCGGTCGACTGGGCATCGCGTCTATCGACTATCTCGTTGGTGTCGACGGGATGAGTTTACCCCTGGTGGTCCTCTCGGCCGTTGTTATGCTTGTCGGTGTGGTGTCGTCCTGGACAATGACGCACCGAACGAAAGCGTATTATTCGCTGTACCTGCTCCTGACCGGCACGGTCATGGGGTGCTTTGTGGCCCTCGACTTCTTTCTGTTCTTCCTGTTTTTCGAGTTCATGCTCCTGCCCATGTATTTCCTGATCGGGCTATGGGGCGGGCCCCGCCGGGAGTATGCGTCCATCAAGTTTTTCCTGTATACACTGCTGGGTTCCCTGCTGATCCTGCTGGTCATGATCGGCCTGTACCTCTCCGTTATGGACCCGATAAGCACCGCCCTGGCAGCCGGTTTCATCACCGACCCCGCCAACGCAACGGACGACGTAATCCGAATGATTCAGAGTCACTTGCAGAGTGGCCAGATCAACCCCGCGCTGGTGGTGCATACCTTCGACATGCGCTACCTCGCCGACGGCGGTAATTACCTGCCCGACGCTTTTCTGAACCCGGCTGCCGAACCCGTTATTCTTGGTCTGCCCGCCCGGATGCTGGCGTTCTGGGCCGTATTCATTGGGTTTGCCATTAAACTACCTATTGTTCCGGTACATACCTGGCTACCCGATGCGCACGTCGAAGCACCAACGCCCGTATCGGTCGTGCTGGCCGGGGTATTGCTGAAAATTGGTGGGTATGGATTCCTTCGAATCGTCTGGAATTTCTTTCCCGACGGGGCCGCTGAATACGCACACACGCTGGCCGTCCTGGGTACAGTTTCCATCGTTTACGGCGGTCTGGTGGCCCTCGCGCAGAACGATTTAAAAAAGATGATCGCCTATTCGTCGGTGTCGCACATGGGCTTTGTGCTGCTGGGTATCGCGTCGCTGACGGCCGAAGGTGTCAACGGAGCCGTCTACCAGATGGTGAGTCACGGGGTTCTGTCGGCCATGCTATTCCTGCTCACGGGTGTTCTCTACGACCGTACCCACGACCGGCGCATCGACTCCTACCGGGGCCTGATGAAACCCATGCCGCAGTACGCTACGCTGACAGCGGTTGCCTTCTTCGGGTCGCTTGGACTTCCCGGCTTTTCAGGTTTTGTGGGGGAGTTGTTCACACTGATGGGTAGTTTCCAGTCGGAATGGCTGCCGGGCTGGCTCACGGCCGTAGCGGCAACTGGTATTCTCCTGGCGGCAGCGTATTTCCTCTGGACGCTGCAACGCATGTTTTTCGGCCCGTTCTGGTTCCGCCACGACCCTACCACGTTGATTGGTACATCAGACCTGACCGACCTGACCGCCCGCGAAAAACTCATGCTGATTCCACTTGGCGCACTGGCCCTGGTGCTGGGTTTATTTCCCAACCTCATCTTCAACCTGACCGGTACCACCGTTGGACAGTGGGTTGTGAAATTCGCGGTCGAGTAA
- a CDS encoding NADH-quinone oxidoreductase subunit 5 family protein: MPNGILLTGLLLLPFAGFLLMTLGSRRSAGGLAVGLTGTGLLGSILLAISLPTDPITFQTDWATLSGVSFGIAFRLDALTVLLLVLVHFVALLVQIYSIAYLHDEEKLPRYFAYLQLFVGAMLGIVLAGNLLVLYAFWELVGLASYLLIGFYAERPAAGQAAKKAFLMNRVGDVGFLIGIFLTYYYFDTLDLSALINVAGAGPVPTAIGLCLFMGCVGKSAQFPLLTWLPDAMEGPTPVSALLHAATMVAAGIFLLARIHPLLSPDALVVITLIGTITTGWGGYSAVFQTDIKKVLAFSTVSQLGLMVAGMGTGNVNGALFHLLTHAFFKAGLFLSAGAVIHAVHTQDMQQMGGLRRALPTTFLGYTLCAAALAGLPFFSGFLSKEAILGGAFAWSHTQSGLLPQTIPFLLLASSGLTAFYMARQWRLVFFGNYSNTAVPLAEVHEPSWLMRGPVILLAILSVFIWFSFNPISAHASWFFQLFPVNEEEVPIWLAPVSVSLVLLGGWLGFRSREPDHNRGFVRLSMEYGFLDTFYQVLIITPVLKLAAKLQRTDQRMVDGAVNGAGVSVVVMAHLANGLDRYVVDGFVNGAAWLAGRLGWLTRSVQNGKVQSYITAAVVGLLVMIWWLL, from the coding sequence ATGCCCAACGGAATTCTCCTTACTGGTCTGCTGCTGCTGCCCTTTGCCGGTTTCCTGCTGATGACGCTGGGGAGCCGACGTAGTGCAGGCGGTCTGGCAGTGGGGCTTACCGGGACAGGCCTGCTTGGATCGATCCTGCTTGCGATCAGCCTGCCCACCGACCCCATCACGTTCCAGACCGATTGGGCTACCCTATCCGGTGTATCGTTCGGCATCGCTTTCCGGCTGGATGCGCTGACGGTACTCCTACTCGTACTGGTGCATTTCGTGGCGCTGCTGGTGCAGATCTATTCCATTGCGTATCTCCACGATGAAGAAAAGCTACCCCGCTACTTCGCTTACCTTCAGCTATTTGTTGGCGCTATGCTGGGCATCGTACTGGCTGGTAACCTGCTGGTGCTCTACGCTTTCTGGGAGTTGGTTGGTCTGGCGTCGTACCTGCTTATCGGCTTCTATGCCGAACGCCCGGCCGCCGGTCAGGCCGCTAAAAAGGCCTTCCTGATGAATCGGGTGGGAGATGTTGGTTTTTTAATCGGCATTTTCCTGACCTACTACTACTTCGATACGCTAGATCTGTCGGCCCTGATCAATGTGGCAGGCGCCGGACCGGTACCCACCGCCATTGGCCTGTGCCTGTTCATGGGTTGCGTGGGTAAATCGGCTCAGTTCCCGCTGCTAACCTGGTTACCGGATGCCATGGAAGGCCCCACGCCTGTTTCGGCGCTGCTCCACGCGGCAACGATGGTGGCAGCAGGTATTTTCCTGCTCGCCCGCATTCATCCCCTCCTCTCGCCCGATGCGCTGGTCGTCATTACGCTGATTGGCACCATCACAACCGGCTGGGGTGGCTACTCGGCCGTTTTTCAAACGGACATCAAAAAAGTACTGGCTTTCTCGACGGTCTCGCAACTGGGGTTGATGGTAGCAGGCATGGGAACGGGGAATGTGAATGGCGCGCTGTTCCACCTGCTGACCCACGCGTTTTTCAAGGCGGGTTTGTTTCTTAGCGCGGGGGCGGTTATTCACGCCGTTCATACCCAGGATATGCAGCAAATGGGCGGGTTGCGTCGTGCCCTTCCCACTACGTTTTTAGGTTATACCCTGTGCGCAGCAGCACTGGCGGGCTTGCCCTTTTTCTCGGGTTTTTTGTCGAAAGAAGCGATTTTAGGGGGCGCCTTTGCCTGGAGCCATACGCAATCCGGCCTGCTCCCCCAAACCATCCCGTTCCTGCTGCTGGCCTCATCGGGCCTGACGGCCTTTTACATGGCCCGGCAATGGCGTCTGGTTTTCTTCGGTAACTATTCAAATACCGCTGTTCCGCTGGCCGAGGTTCACGAGCCAAGCTGGCTTATGCGCGGACCTGTCATACTGCTGGCGATCCTGTCGGTATTCATTTGGTTTTCGTTCAATCCGATCAGTGCCCATGCAAGCTGGTTTTTCCAACTTTTTCCGGTCAATGAAGAAGAAGTACCGATCTGGCTCGCTCCTGTTTCGGTTAGTCTGGTCCTGCTCGGCGGCTGGCTTGGCTTCCGGTCACGCGAGCCTGACCACAATCGCGGTTTTGTGCGGCTTTCGATGGAGTACGGCTTTCTCGATACTTTTTACCAAGTCCTGATCATTACTCCCGTTCTAAAACTCGCGGCTAAACTCCAGCGTACCGATCAACGCATGGTCGATGGAGCAGTCAATGGGGCGGGTGTTTCGGTGGTCGTTATGGCACACCTGGCGAACGGCCTGGATCGATACGTTGTCGATGGGTTTGTGAATGGCGCGGCCTGGCTGGCGGGGCGGCTGGGCTGGTTGACCCGGTCCGTGCAGAACGGTAAGGTGCAGTCGTATATCACAGCTGCCGTAGTTGGGCTACTGGTTATGATTTGGTGGTTGTTATGA
- a CDS encoding 2OG-Fe(II) oxygenase, whose amino-acid sequence MNDQSNDLSPESIYEPVIDGILTEGYGILDNFLSPAEVATLATRLHARREAGQFRPAAIGNQQVTVEKAIRGDEILWLDEATAAPEEQAFLQRIGQFVQYVNQTCYLGLRDYEFHYACYPTGTFYKRHLDRFRSDSRRKLSVICYLNTDWQESDGGQLALYLPDADGSERQVMALPLGGRLVCFDSGQLEHEVFPATRERLSLTGWLKTGGPLI is encoded by the coding sequence GTGAACGATCAATCAAACGACTTATCGCCCGAATCTATTTATGAACCGGTTATCGACGGGATTCTGACCGAAGGCTACGGTATTCTGGACAACTTTCTGTCGCCCGCCGAAGTAGCCACGCTTGCCACTCGTCTGCACGCCCGGCGCGAAGCAGGACAATTTCGGCCAGCGGCTATCGGTAACCAGCAGGTAACAGTCGAAAAAGCGATTCGGGGCGATGAGATTCTATGGCTCGACGAGGCTACAGCAGCCCCCGAAGAGCAGGCCTTTCTGCAGCGAATTGGTCAATTCGTGCAGTACGTAAATCAGACCTGTTATCTCGGCTTGCGGGACTACGAATTTCACTACGCCTGCTACCCGACCGGAACGTTCTACAAACGTCACCTGGACCGGTTTCGGAGCGACTCTCGCCGGAAGCTCTCGGTCATCTGTTACCTCAACACCGACTGGCAGGAAAGCGATGGTGGTCAGTTGGCGCTCTACCTGCCCGATGCCGATGGTTCCGAACGACAGGTTATGGCCTTACCCCTAGGCGGTCGACTCGTTTGTTTCGATAGCGGCCAGCTGGAACACGAAGTTTTCCCTGCCACCCGTGAACGGCTCAGCCTGACGGGCTGGCTTAAGACGGGCGGACCCCTCATTTAA
- the nuoK gene encoding NADH-quinone oxidoreductase subunit NuoK, protein MQPVDSHLFLVVGAALFSIGLAVVLFKRHAIVVLMGIELMLNAVNINLVAFSQYDPDRLQGQMLALFVMVVAAAESAVALAIVLQVYRHFKTAQLDELNELKQ, encoded by the coding sequence ATGCAGCCCGTTGACAGTCATTTATTCCTGGTCGTTGGGGCCGCTCTGTTCAGCATTGGCCTGGCCGTTGTGCTGTTTAAACGACACGCTATCGTTGTTCTGATGGGTATTGAACTCATGCTCAATGCCGTCAATATAAATCTGGTGGCGTTTAGCCAGTATGACCCGGATCGGTTGCAGGGCCAGATGCTGGCTTTGTTCGTCATGGTCGTCGCGGCTGCCGAGTCGGCGGTAGCACTGGCCATCGTGCTACAGGTCTACCGGCATTTCAAGACCGCGCAGCTCGACGAACTGAATGAGCTGAAGCAATAA
- a CDS encoding NADH-quinone oxidoreductase subunit J family protein translates to MVQFVFYAFAALTLLGALAVLLTRNVLYAAFFLLLTLLGTAALFVLASADFLAIAQIMIYVGGVLVLVIFGVMLTHKPERPTDTSSQTPNRVTSLNRASTPLGWMLPMLVAGGLFIVLYTLVVRANFTMLTRPVGWTSTIRTIGRQLMTEYVVPFEIVGILLLAALVGATYLAASPAKSRSHAAR, encoded by the coding sequence GTGGTTCAATTTGTCTTTTATGCCTTCGCGGCTCTTACGCTCCTGGGGGCACTGGCAGTACTACTCACGCGCAACGTATTGTATGCAGCGTTTTTCCTGCTGCTTACCCTGCTGGGCACGGCAGCTCTGTTCGTATTGGCCAGCGCCGATTTCCTGGCCATTGCCCAGATTATGATCTACGTCGGCGGTGTACTGGTGCTGGTGATTTTCGGGGTTATGCTCACCCACAAACCCGAACGGCCGACCGACACCAGCAGCCAGACCCCCAATCGGGTTACGTCACTGAACCGGGCGAGTACGCCACTGGGCTGGATGTTACCAATGCTGGTAGCGGGGGGATTGTTTATCGTACTGTACACGCTCGTCGTGCGGGCCAACTTCACTATGCTGACCCGGCCCGTTGGCTGGACTAGCACCATCCGGACCATTGGCAGGCAGCTCATGACCGAGTACGTCGTTCCTTTCGAAATTGTGGGTATCCTGTTACTGGCCGCTTTGGTTGGTGCTACGTACCTGGCCGCTTCACCCGCTAAATCCCGTTCGCATGCAGCCCGTTGA
- a CDS encoding 4Fe-4S dicluster domain-containing protein, translated as MSYFKDIQSGIRTTLKGLRLTLRHLRNATHRRTADGIASDNYFDLQNGLVTLQYPHEQLPIPDNGRYRLRNEIDDCIVCDKCAKVCPVDCITIDAIKATEEVGRASDGSPIRLYAAKFDIDMAKCCYCGLCTAVCPTECLTMDKKFDYSEFELGKLTYQFAELTPEEADEKRALYEQFLLEKEAAKSAQVAAKAAVTSEKAAEPAAPKKPVFRPTVKPTAPPPDPTENSTDGAIAHPLTDATPDEMQQIAQGGLEKAKKPVFVPTRKPIVPPIATPPADGPVPESTPPKAVAPGTANQSEAAPKPAPAKPAGFRPSMKPPKPAGSEPDASAAPASPKPESAAPAPAKSAGFQPTMKPPKPADSEPDASVVPTPAAPVPAKPAFKPSMKPVSAPKVAETETPETTPIEPATPRPKPAFRPTMKPGPAAASTTVPANVTGGEPTQPLPAAAPQQESTQAEPLPPRPAFRPTMKPAQAATAKPVESAETSTNQPEVPTPVEPVAKTPAPKPAFRPTMKPAKAAEPAGPATDTDGVADATASAETPPKPKPAFRPTMRPKPTDDSASS; from the coding sequence ATGTCATATTTCAAGGATATACAATCCGGCATTCGAACGACGCTGAAGGGGCTACGTCTCACGCTACGCCACCTTCGTAACGCAACGCATCGCCGAACGGCCGACGGTATCGCCAGCGACAACTACTTCGACCTTCAGAACGGACTCGTTACGCTGCAATACCCGCACGAGCAGTTGCCCATTCCCGACAATGGCCGGTACCGGCTTCGCAACGAAATCGACGACTGTATCGTGTGTGATAAATGCGCCAAGGTATGCCCCGTCGACTGCATCACCATCGATGCGATTAAAGCTACGGAAGAGGTAGGCCGGGCATCAGATGGCTCTCCCATCCGACTGTATGCGGCTAAGTTCGACATCGACATGGCCAAGTGCTGCTACTGTGGGTTATGCACTGCCGTATGCCCGACGGAGTGCCTGACGATGGACAAGAAGTTCGACTACAGCGAGTTCGAGCTTGGTAAATTAACCTACCAGTTTGCCGAGCTGACACCCGAAGAAGCCGATGAAAAGCGGGCGTTATATGAACAGTTTCTGCTAGAGAAAGAAGCCGCCAAATCCGCTCAGGTAGCGGCAAAAGCAGCGGTTACCAGCGAGAAAGCCGCCGAACCCGCTGCTCCGAAGAAACCCGTCTTCCGGCCAACGGTAAAACCGACAGCACCACCACCCGACCCAACCGAAAATTCGACTGACGGTGCCATTGCCCACCCATTGACCGACGCTACGCCGGACGAAATGCAGCAGATTGCACAGGGTGGTCTGGAGAAAGCCAAGAAACCCGTTTTCGTACCAACCCGGAAACCGATCGTTCCACCCATAGCGACTCCTCCCGCCGATGGACCGGTACCGGAATCCACACCGCCGAAAGCGGTTGCCCCCGGCACAGCGAATCAATCCGAAGCGGCCCCCAAACCGGCTCCGGCCAAACCAGCGGGTTTCCGGCCATCCATGAAGCCACCTAAGCCGGCTGGCTCTGAACCCGATGCTTCGGCAGCACCCGCTTCCCCCAAGCCGGAGTCCGCAGCGCCAGCACCCGCTAAATCAGCGGGTTTCCAGCCGACGATGAAGCCGCCCAAACCGGCTGACTCTGAGCCCGATGCTTCGGTAGTACCCACGCCAGCAGCTCCCGTGCCCGCTAAACCAGCGTTTAAGCCTTCGATGAAACCAGTTTCAGCGCCTAAAGTGGCTGAAACCGAAACCCCCGAAACGACTCCAATCGAACCGGCGACCCCGAGACCAAAACCAGCGTTTCGGCCCACAATGAAGCCGGGGCCAGCCGCAGCATCAACGACGGTGCCAGCGAATGTAACCGGAGGTGAACCGACACAACCGCTACCAGCGGCTGCGCCACAGCAAGAATCGACTCAGGCCGAGCCGCTACCACCCAGGCCAGCCTTCCGGCCGACGATGAAGCCAGCGCAGGCGGCAACCGCCAAACCTGTTGAATCGGCAGAAACATCAACCAATCAACCGGAGGTACCCACACCAGTCGAACCGGTTGCGAAGACGCCAGCCCCCAAGCCGGCCTTTCGGCCGACAATGAAGCCAGCCAAGGCAGCGGAGCCTGCTGGGCCAGCTACCGATACAGACGGTGTTGCTGATGCAACTGCCTCGGCAGAAACGCCACCCAAACCCAAACCAGCATTTCGACCAACGATGCGGCCGAAACCAACCGACGACTCGGCATCCTCCTGA